The DNA segment GGCCATCTATCTGTGTATCAGGCTGGCAATCTCACATGGGGCAGCCCAGACACATCATTCACACTCAGCCCCATTAGGTCATAGTGAAGAGGAATCATCTTGTGGATAACAATACTGTTATCAAATAGTGAACCATCCATGCTTTAACTGTTTAGTGAAGAGATCAATTTTCTTCAAATCAATGCAATTTACAATGGAATAAGAACAGTAAATGATTATTCATATGATACAAACCTTTCAGCACTGTGGTTGTTCATCCTGACAGTGGTTAACTCTGCTTCTATCTTCTGCTTTTGTTTCTCCAGCTGCGAGACATTCATCTGCTCTGTGAAGCGAGCAGTCTGGGGAACAGTGCCCACCATTAACACACTAACAGTTGAAGTTTTCCAGcaagaaaatgaatacaaaCTGGGTACATAGATTATCACATTACCAATTGAAGTTTACCAGCAAGAAAATTAATACCAACTGGGCACATAGATCAACACATTATCAACCAAGTTAACCAGCTTATAACCTTAACTCAGTTAGCTCACACTCTGACCTTAAGGCTGGCCAGCTGTTTGGTAAGGACtctgatggtggttgtggtgtcctgTAGGTGTTGCTGTAACACCTCCAGCTGTTTCTGCTGCTCCACCTCTgctgctgtgttgttgttgctgtcgtggGTCAGGTCGTGAATCTGCCAGCTGAGACGCTGTATCTCGCCctcctgtgtgggtgtgtgggagatCAGAATGGTGACGTTTTGGTGAAGAATTAACTtgattagtggtgtgtgtgtgtgtgtgtgtgtgtgtgtaattcactgtttgatctgctgcagtctctgacgagacagccagacgttaccctacggaacgagctcagagctcattatttccgatcttgggataggtctgagaccaggcacacaccacacaccgggacaacaaggtcacaactcctcgatttacatcccgtacctactcactgctaggtgaacaggggctacacgtgaatggagacacacccaaatatctccacctggccggggaatcgaaccccggtcatctggcttgtgaagccagcgctctaaccactgagctaccgggccgtgtgtgtgtgtgtgtgtgtgtgtgtgtgtgtgtgtgtgtgtgtgtgtgtgtgtgtgtgtgtgtgtgtgtgtgtgtgtgtgtgtgtgtgtgtgttcattacctAGAACAGTAGATAATAAACCTGTATGTTTCTCTTCTGACATATTTTGCATTTAATTATATTCTTCCTCTAGGTGTTTCCACTGTgacattttcttctccatctttccctgcAAACTTGAAGAGGCCAACCTGATCATGCAGTATTTCCCTCTGCTTGGTTATCCTGGCATTGAGTTCCTTGATGGCAGTCTGGTGTCGGGTCTTGGTGGAAAGCAGAGCCATCGTCTCCCCCTTCAGCCTTGCCTCCTGCTCCTGCCACTTAGCCAAGGCCTGCCTGTGGTGCTGTTCTGCCTCTGCCACcctctccttctgcttctccagCCCCCTTGCCACAACTTCTGCCTCCTGTCAACATGAAGGTTCAGTTGTGTTAatctttatatattatatagtaAAATGTGTTCAATAAGACTGGTCCTTCCCACCGTACGCCAGAATAAAAGTGTGAGAGATAAATGTGAGTGtccatgtgtgtatgtgcgatGCTTTGTTTGGGCTGCCCAGTGTGGGATTGCCAGTCtggtaaaaagatagataactaTGTAGAAGCAGGAggttttcccagagagagagagagagagagagagagagagagagagagagagagagagagagagagagagagagagagagagagagagagagagagagagagagagagagagagagagagagagagagagagagagagagagagagagagagagagagagaaacctcttacctcttctcttattctcctgtCTTTAAAAGCTCTTCCCTTAACAGTCCTCTCTGAATCGTCTCACCTTAACTATTGTCTCCAAGGAATGCAGTGTTTCCTCAGCTGACATGACCAGCTCAGTGTTGAGGGTGAGCTTGTCCTCAGCCTTGCCACATCGGTGCTTGAGGCAGGCATGGAAGGCTCTTTTCTCTTCCAGCAAGGTCCTCTGCTCTGCAAGCCTTTGGTCCAAGCTCTCCATCTCCTTGTTGATCTTGTCCAGTGCATTCTCAATTGCCCACACCTCAGGGTAAACACAATGCTTATACAAAAGAGAGTTTAAAGGCAACTACAACTCACAACTAATGGTTAACTGAATAACTATGCAGAAGAATGTTTAAATGTtacagataatacactttcctcTTACATTTGTCAATAAAGTACCTTCATTTTCAGATTGATATAAGTTAATGAGTTATCGGCACAGTGACTAATACAAGGGTACTCTTAAGATTGCTataacttctttattttcaaacatttcagtGACTTGCTTAGATTTCTACCTGCTGTGAATTTAGAAATTAAAAATACATGTACCAAAAGATTACCTGGGCCTGAATCTGCTCCCTGGTGGCTGTGGTGACTTGTATCTGGCCACTCACCCAccgtgcctcctcctccaccacccgcAGGTTCTCCACAGCCTCTTGACAGGAGTCCTTCACCTGCAGTAGGATCTGTGTTTCCTGCTCCACCTCTCTCCTCAGTGTTGCAATCTTCTGCTGCACTGCCAATGAGTCCTGCAAATGTACACAAccatgaaggaaaagggaagtgtATGAGAGTGTATAGTATGTGTTTAAGTATAGTGTTAGGTGTTTTTTCAAAGTTAATATGTAAGTAATATTCCTACATTAGTCACTCTTTGTGCAGTGTTACTTGTGGTCTGTGTTGGAATGGATGCAAGGTAGGGAACAGTCTCTTTATGAAGGGGCAGGCAGTGGTAAACCAGTGTGTGCTGTTGGGCCTTGCTTAGGTCTGCGTTTATATCAGTGAAGATTGCATCAACTCAACAGAAGAATTAGTTTTACGGctttcctttcacacacacacacacacacacacacacacacacacacacacacacacacacacacacacacacacacacacacacacacacacacacacacacacggtagctcagtggttagagcgctggcttcacaagccagatgaccagggttcgattccccggccgggtggagatatttgggtgtgtctcctttcacgtgtagcccctgttcacctagcagtgagtaggtacgggatgttgttgtcccggtgtgtggtgtgtgcctggtctcagacctatcccaagatcggaaataatgagctctgagctcgttccgtagggtaacgtctggctgtctcgtcagagactgcagcagatcaaacagtgaattacacacacacacacacacacacgcacacacacacacacacacacacacacacacacacacacacacacacacacacacacacacacacacacacaacctcaaTGCAGGCAGTGTTTTCATTGGCCTTATGGAAGATGTGGTCCAGGGTTGCCTCCCACTGTGCCAGGAGGTGGTCCCGGTGAGCAGCGGCCTGGAGGAATGCGATGCCCAGCTGGTCCAGACAGGCCTGAGCCACCTGCACCTCTCCCTGTGCTGTGGACAGTTCTGCCTCAGCCTGAGCCACCTGCCCACACTCCTGCTCCAGGTGCACACTCAGACTCTGGCcaaggagggagggtaaggTAAAAGGATTAGTGTGTGCATTTATCCAGCTACACTTATGTTCTGATTTAACCCCGTCAGAactatgacacgtttccatattcattatggttactatttggtgattttatacagcttcagaaactcatttgaagagttaaaatagtgaagactctggccattaatcttttgaccttcataaacctttcctaatgtcaatgaaatggtctaattgtatacatatagcaaggtaaaaatgtgtgccagtattgaagagattaaaagattACAGGATACTAGTTGAAGGGGAAGATTTGAGGGGAAGACAGAATGACTCAGTCTCCTATGGGTGTATGTATAACTTGGAATATAAGAGAGAAATGTAGCCAACACTGAATGATATATTATAAGGGAGAAATGTGTAATACTAAATAAGATGATAGTTTTTATTCCTGTAGTACTTTTCTCACCTTGATCTTTGAAGCATCCTCTGCAGAGTactgaagcagcagcaggttgTCTTTCTCTGCCTCAGACAAATGGTCCAGCAGCTCCTTCAGCAGACCAGAGTCATCCGTCAGATTCTTCTCCAGCTCATCTGCCTCCCTCCGGCTCTGAGCTGCCCGAGCCTCAAGGGACTCCGAGGCTTCCTGGAGGCTGGCCAGCTCTGTGTTCTGCTTTCTACACTGGCGCAGGATTCCCTCTGTCTCACTGGTGGCAGTGCGCTCCTGCTCCCCCTCTGTGTCAATATCCCGGGTCAGCGCCACCACCAAGGCCTGCCAGGtagagcagcagtagtagtagtggtagtagtatgtagcaaaagtagtagaagcagtagtaataatagtatgtagtagtagtagcagtagcagtagtaataatagtatgtagcagtagtagcagtagtaataatagtatgtagcagtagtagtagtagtagtagtagtagtagttgttgtagtaataagcTATTCAAAAGTCTTCCATGTCTTACTCTATTCTCTGCAAGCTTTATGAAAACacttagaagagaaaggaaagggtcaCCACCTGCTACTCATCAGGCAAAGATTATTTCCTTAATGCCAGTGTTCCTCAAGCACCTGAACAGCTTAGAGACACctagttaaccctttcagtaccatgatgagtttccatgttcattctgcttactatttggtgactttatacagcttcagaaactgtgTGGAGGTTAaagtagtgaaaactgtggtcaTCAATCTTCTACCCTctatagacccatcctaatgtaaataagatggtctaatcatacacaaaaactcaaggtaaaattgtgtcccagtactgaaggggtcagcTGTCCCATCATCTCTCTATCTCAACCTCAGCATCTCCCAAGCAACAGTACAGCACTGATATACATCTGGCCAGCTGTAacatcacttcccttccttacctttaCCATTTCTCAGACAGTAGGATAGATTATAcagagatgcatttttatcttgatttttgggtgtgattaaacaattttatttgcattaaaaagagcctatggaggtcagaagattaatggccacagtcttcactctttcaatccccacataggtttctgaagctatagagaatcaccaaatagtaagcagaattaatatgaaaatgcatcatggtactgaaggggttaattgtgcTTGACTCTCCTATCATCTCCATTTCCTTAACTCAGCACCTGAATGTCCTGCAGCATCTGAGTCATCTCTGCCATGCGCTGAGTGTTGTGCCTGTGTGACTCCTGCTCCCCCTTCCATTCCTGGTCCAGCTTGGCCACCTCCTGCCGCAGCTGCTCCACATCCTCCGCCAGGCTCCTGTTTGAGTCATCCAGCAGCAGCACCCCCAGGCCAGGGTTAGCCAGGGCCTTCTCCAGTGCTGACTCCATCCTGACtgagggagaggtaaggaacAAAGGAACATGACACAACACTACACCAGCTCCTCTCCAGGCCAGACTCCTTCCTGCCTGAGAGAAAATCTGATATTTTACTTATATCACCATTACTTCATTCCCATATAACACTTTCAAATACCTCCATTAGATCCGCTCTTAACCTATGCCTCTTTTAAGaatgtatatatgcatttaaAAACTTATATGCATTTAAAAGTTTCAATTTTAATATCTTTTTAGTGTCATTCTAATAATTTAATACCTATTGCTAGATAAACTACAGTATATCTTCCATAATTCTTTGCAGTGGCTTAATATCACCCGCCATGGATCAATATTAAGATACCCACATGTAGCTTATATATGGAGAACAGTTTAAATTTACAGTGCCTAGCTCGTCGCGCTCACAAGAccgacaccaccatcaccacctaggGACGCGTCTCCATGGCAACAGCgggtattcttcctcttcttgttaccTGTTGTTCTTTAAAGGTAAGATTATATCATTATATGATTATGAATAGGTTAAAttattataagaaaaataataataatttctctctctctctctctctctctctctctctctctctctctctctctctctctctctctctctctctctctctctctcacagtttgCTCCCatactgtaggatgtcttaggcaataagatgtgcaatatgtgtatttatttattgaaatacttgtattcttgttgtgtatactgtccagagctATTTTTtatgatactttaaccttaagtcgtTGCccaggggtgggtggcaaggcccatcctcctcatttgttgtaattatttattaattcaacaataaatctctctctctctctctctctctctctctctctctctctctctctctctctctctctctctctctctcgtgcatattcatttatttattttcacgaagaaggaaggagaaattttATGATAACACCTTTTCgctgttgctgttttcttttttatgattcatattcttacatttttgttcttatttttttatagtatAAAGTATGTATGTAGGTCTGTATTAAACACCCAATACACCGCTtccacacacccagacacactcaAGCCACTTAAaatactcaaaactaacccaaagcACATTTAAATACCATATATCACTTCAAAATATCAACAAACAACCGAAACTCATTAGAAACACCCAGTATACACTAACAACCACTCCCACAACACAAACCGCATCCAAAAGACAGCCCCCCccatacacacccaaacatctaGTACATTCAATATTATCTGAAAACACACTTAGACGTCATAAAACACTTCAATATGCCCACAAATACTCTCAAAATACATCCAAATGATCAGAAACTACGAACAATACTCTCAAAACACGTAAAATATACTTATAAACATCTAATACATATTGAAAACATCCAAAATGTACCCAAAACACGCTTATAACACCCCattaacactcaaaacacacttaaaacgcTCCAAATATTCCTCAAAGCACCagaatgcattataaagaacggcAAAATTACAAGGGATACTTAGCTAATTATTGGCTtgactccccctcctcttctctctttctcctttcttcttcgtccccttcttttgtctctcctttcctcttccttttgctactaatatctacacacctgagcctagaaacaaacgaaaacacgaagaaataaGTAGATATAAGGCAAAATACTGACGAACTGGGGAGGTTGGAAGAAGGACGCCAGCCCAGGGCTATGATGAGTCATCACTCATcagaatgattgattgatttattgataaACTCATACACGAAATTGATATTTTACACTTGTAACTTACAAATATttgtccaattttttttttctaccagttatattacataaacaaacactcgAATATTATCACGGTCCTTATTTATATAAATGTAACACTTCATGTATATATTCGCATAAGTTGCGTTCCCTTCCACCAGAGCCCATTAAGTtataaaaactggaaaaatctAACATATCATACTTCTGCCTCAATTGTCCAAAAAGTCTACAATGCAACTACACATGTGCTTCACTTTGAATGACATTGTCTGGACATGAACACAGTCTGAGTTCTTTTGGTATTGCATTCCTTCTCCCAGTTTCAATTTTTAGATTAAGTGACATCAAACGCAATCTACTGAAGGATTGGCGTTTATAATCAGGGATAAAATCCTTACAAGTATAAACTGAATGGACCAAAAGGTCTGGGTTAAGTTCTGTTCTATATGACACATATTTCGAGGCCGTGAGGGGTTTCTCCTGAATCCGCTGAGCTATCTGGACGAGTGATCTTACATCTGCATTATACCGCAGTGTTTGCATTAAGAATTTGTAACCTGGAGTGTTGGCTGCTTCACATAATCTAAATACAATATCAAATGGTTCCTCCATGTCTGGTATCCTCAAGCATTTATCTAAGAACTTACGCCTCCTGTTTGCTATAACTTCCTGTGCTGGTAAAATGCCTGACTCAATCATGCAAAGATCAGGACTGGTGAACTTTCTTACTCCTAGCAAACACTTGATAGCTCTATTGTACAAAACAATGATTTTCCTTGGATGTGTCATAAACCATGTCTCCGAACTCTACAACAAAGAAGCTGTCACTACTGCATCAAATACTTTGCGTTTATATACATAAGACATGTTGGTATTTGCCGCACAAAATATTGCAAATATAGATACTTAGTGTATAGTCAATCTTTAACTCCTCCATCTGTAAGCAATGTCTATCCTCAACCGTACCACAAATTACcataaattttgttttcttttcatttagcaCCATTCCATATTCACGACAATACTCCAATACCACATTCAATTTCCTAAGGCACATCTCCCTTGACGTGGCTAGTAACACCATATCATCCATAAGTAGCAATGTATGTAGATCTCCAAGGAAACCATCTTCACCCACTCTCCTCTTAAGCATTCTAACAAGCTGGTCAATGTACAcggtaaaaaacaaacaactagACTGACGCACTCCCGCTGTGGCTTCTATGGTTGCAGAGCGCAGCACACCTCTGGTACATGCGTACATCTTCTGTAAGGCACTCAACATTACTTTACCACAGCCAAACGACCTTAAAACTTGAATCAGTTTTCCCCGTGGAACCCTATCATACGCTTTGCTGAAATCAATGAAAAGAACATACAATTTACATTTCTTAACATTCGCAAAGTCGTATAATAATCTTAGAGTCATAATCTGGTCAATACAGCTGCGTCCCTGTTGGGCGCCAGCTTGGCATTTGTCAATATTAACCCATAACTTTAGCCTCTTCAAGAGCAACATATCATATAATTTTGCCAAAGTGTTCATAATAGAAATCCCCCTGTAGTTGCCACAATCTAACCTATCCATACCACCTTTGAACAGAACAAAAAACTTATTATAACACCATGAAATAGGATAACATACATTCATAAAAATTACATTAAACAAatgtaaaagaacaaaaaccagTTGACAGGCAAAGCCCTGACGAGACCCGGACATAAACCCACAAAACTCTTATTAGTATTTACATCCTTTAAAACAACATCCAATTCCTGTGGTGTAAAAGGATCATCTAGGACTGGCACAGTAATAGCAAGTTCATCAGTCTGTGAGTCATTCTGTGTTTGTTGTTCCGGGTTTAGTAAGTTCTCAAAGTGAGCTCTGAACCGTTCATCTTCTGGCTGCAAGTGTTCTTTCACTTCCACAGTTCCTGACCAACCAATAGCTTTCCAAATCATTTTGAGTCACCCGTATTGAGTAGTCTTTCCCAGCGCGGCTGTGCGACGTCCCACATCACACGTTGCTCTTCGCGTTTCCTACACTGCCGGGCCACTCTATCTATCACATCACAGCCTGTCACCAAGACATCCATAATGTTTTGCTCGCCAACACCGTCAGGCTGTGGGGGACTAATATTTTCTAGAGTATCTCTGAATTGGTTAATTTCGATCGTATCGTATCTTGGGCTTCTACGCATAGTATCGTGTTCACTGTGCCTGCAATAGTACGATTCTCCCAAGCTTCGAGACCGTTCGAGCAGCATAGTAGGCGTCATTAAACCTCGTCCCTGTGTTGCGACAGTTACACACAGCGGAGCATGATCAGAACCTTTTATACATTGGttcacttctattttctttatcatttctgcACAGAACGCCTTCGTTACACACAAATCAGTTTCTGACATCCATATCGAGCCTCGTCTGAATGACAAATTACCTCCTAATACACAATCTTTTTGCTTCAGATGATTTGCCACCACCATGTTATTATCGCTACACAAATTCATCACCATTCTACCATGTCCATTCACTACCATATCTTTCACACCTTCATACTCATAAACACTCGCGTCATCATGGGCGATCACTGGACAGCCCACGCGCGCATTTTAGTCACCCAGCACAATTACACCCTGCTCGTTAGAACACTTCATACTCAGTGAGTGAacagtgaatttttttttttttatatatgaatgTATGTTATCCTATTTCATGGTGTTATAATAAGTTTTTTGTTCTGTTCAAAGGTGGTATGGATAGGTTAGATTGTGGCAGCTACAGGGGGATTTCTATTATGAACACTTTGGCAAAATTATATATGTTGCTCTTGAAGAGGCTAAAGTTATGGGTTAATATTGACAAATGCCAAGCTGGCGCCCAACAGGGACGCAGCTGTATTGACCAGATTATGACTCTAAGATTATTATACGACTTTGCGAATGTTAAGAAAT comes from the Portunus trituberculatus isolate SZX2019 chromosome 29, ASM1759143v1, whole genome shotgun sequence genome and includes:
- the LOC123510615 gene encoding golgin subfamily A member 6-like protein 22 → MESALEKALANPGLGVLLLDDSNRSLAEDVEQLRQEVAKLDQEWKGEQESHRHNTQRMAEMTQMLQDIQALVVALTRDIDTEGEQERTATSETEGILRQCRKQNTELASLQEASESLEARAAQSRREADELEKNLTDDSGLLKELLDHLSEAEKDNLLLLQYSAEDASKIKSLSVHLEQECGQVAQAEAELSTAQGEVQVAQACLDQLGIAFLQAAAHRDHLLAQWEATLDHIFHKANENTACIEDSLAVQQKIATLRREVEQETQILLQVKDSCQEAVENLRVVEEEARWVSGQIQVTTATREQIQAQVWAIENALDKINKEMESLDQRLAEQRTLLEEKRAFHACLKHRCGKAEDKLTLNTELVMSAEETLHSLETIVKEAEVVARGLEKQKERVAEAEQHHRQALAKWQEQEARLKGETMALLSTKTRHQTAIKELNARITKQREILHDQEGEIQRLSWQIHDLTHDSNNNTAAEVEQQKQLEVLQQHLQDTTTTIRVLTKQLASLKTARFTEQMNVSQLEKQKQKIEAELTTVRMNNHSAERELARLTTAREEVRVDIGLEQLHLQRRMRQLQAAATQAAKLCGQKDNVEQLVKEQISEVKARVQETERGKRVVEAELHQLSFQVHQASSRLLQLRDKYNKIKCSLDTAEGEEITTTSVFLKVEGERAGLQEAGDLLDREVRQAEEEVEALQQMVQLMTIEGQQYRSQLHLIFHHSEEQKEKMELEERLSTLQEETVVWEAVLEEEQAALQGTQEKLREVELQVKAVEELLREKNTHLRAVEQETQSLRTKSVHATQAANTLLRRARLKTTVLSDVELRIGQERLRSVHSLLGEAVSSHPEANQAMVIYCQQANIPPPDIHTLMKRESYGSRSSLGTLQSFRSSSTRSGRSSSGGSSSSSQAGSESARSSRLSQHSQDSGRSGSPIARSKSASRPSTYKHSSMPKITVINPAFPSKEQRWPHHYQGRKFFKRPNKHT